In Candidatus Saccharibacteria bacterium oral taxon 488, one DNA window encodes the following:
- a CDS encoding peptidoglycan bridge formation glycyltransferase FemA/FemB family protein, translating into MNQHFLQSTAWQAFQESLGRTTFRDSGPGWEYLAILERSTGNSRLYCPYGPTANDEHSLAAALDSLTQLGKKHHVTFLRVEPTNLDFTAHLQTHGWKKVTYQKLQPEHSHVIDLTQPQDQLIAHMAQPVRNVYRNYHKKGVSVHRSTNPHDIDILLKFVHQVAQHRGITPHPDSYFRQQAATLFPLGAATLYYAALDDQPIAAALFYHNSDTLYYAHAGASSDPAHRKLNAGTALLAEAIVDAQQHGLTKADLYGIAPDGADKNHPWAGFTKFKRSFGGHDVTFAGAWDLPLQRSRYWLYRAYQTLR; encoded by the coding sequence ATGAATCAACATTTTTTACAATCAACCGCCTGGCAAGCCTTTCAAGAATCACTCGGCCGCACCACCTTTCGCGATAGCGGCCCAGGTTGGGAATATCTGGCTATTTTGGAGCGCAGCACCGGCAATTCCCGCCTGTATTGCCCGTACGGTCCTACTGCCAATGACGAGCATTCGCTAGCGGCAGCCCTTGATTCCTTAACTCAACTTGGTAAAAAACATCATGTTACCTTTCTGCGCGTCGAACCAACCAACCTCGACTTTACCGCCCATCTGCAAACTCACGGCTGGAAAAAGGTCACCTACCAAAAGCTCCAGCCCGAGCACTCGCACGTCATCGACCTGACCCAGCCGCAAGACCAGCTGATCGCCCATATGGCACAGCCAGTTCGTAATGTGTACCGCAATTATCATAAAAAAGGCGTCTCTGTCCACCGCTCGACCAACCCGCACGACATTGATATCTTACTGAAATTCGTCCACCAAGTCGCTCAGCACCGCGGCATTACGCCGCACCCCGATAGTTATTTCCGCCAGCAAGCCGCCACTCTCTTCCCGCTCGGTGCAGCCACACTGTACTACGCCGCGCTTGATGATCAACCCATCGCCGCCGCCCTGTTTTATCATAACAGCGACACGCTATATTACGCCCACGCTGGCGCCTCATCAGACCCAGCTCACCGCAAGCTCAACGCTGGCACTGCCCTGCTAGCCGAGGCAATCGTTGACGCTCAGCAGCACGGATTAACCAAAGCTGACCTCTACGGTATCGCCCCCGACGGCGCCGATAAAAATCACCCGTGGGCTGGCTTCACCAAGTTCAAACGCTCATTTGGCGGACACGACGTC
- a CDS encoding tRNA (adenosine(37)-N6)-threonylcarbamoyltransferase complex transferase subunit TsaD, with protein MRILGIESSCDETAAAVVEDGERLLSNVINSQIDIHAEYGGVIPEIAARSHLEVVNPVIKKALSDADCTWDDIDAIAVTYAPGLIGSLLIGTLAARTLAIIHDKPLYKIHHVEAHVYANFITEQKKRGSKHAKLLELTTSAQTREASLSDSLRDEDCLSKASPAVAKESDKKASRRAEAVVNSSDLALSLPHYQPTFPLLALIVSGGHSQLVLFQGHGDYQLIGQTQDDAVGEAFDKVAKIIGLPYPGGPAIAKAAELGDPHAFHLPIAKLTGKYDFSFSGLKTAVLRTVQREVGKDFTFPSHELPELVNDSLRHNMAASFQYTAVKTLVDKTKKAYDNFQPASVVIAGGVAANQELRRQLRRALPIDIEYAPIQLCTDNAAMIAALGYFRAQIDQPADPYDLEVQPSLSMTTI; from the coding sequence ATGAGGATTTTGGGAATCGAGTCCAGCTGCGACGAAACAGCGGCGGCGGTCGTTGAAGACGGCGAACGCCTGCTTTCTAATGTGATCAATTCCCAAATCGACATCCACGCCGAATACGGCGGCGTCATCCCAGAAATTGCCGCCCGCAGCCACCTGGAAGTTGTCAACCCGGTCATTAAAAAAGCTTTGTCTGACGCTGATTGCACCTGGGACGATATCGACGCCATCGCCGTCACCTATGCGCCCGGCCTGATCGGTTCGCTGCTCATCGGCACTCTCGCTGCTCGCACTCTCGCCATCATTCACGATAAGCCGCTTTATAAAATACACCATGTCGAGGCGCATGTGTATGCTAATTTTATCACCGAACAGAAAAAGAGAGGCTCAAAACATGCCAAATTGCTGGAATTAACAACATCTGCACAAACCCGAGAGGCGAGCTTGTCAGATTCCTTGCGAGACGAGGACTGTTTGAGCAAAGCAAGTCCCGCAGTCGCCAAAGAATCTGACAAGAAAGCATCTCGGCGTGCGGAAGCCGTTGTTAATTCTAGCGATTTGGCGCTGTCTTTACCGCATTATCAACCCACCTTCCCCCTCCTCGCCCTCATCGTCTCTGGCGGGCATTCGCAACTCGTCCTTTTCCAAGGTCACGGCGACTACCAGCTCATCGGCCAGACCCAAGACGACGCCGTCGGCGAGGCGTTCGATAAGGTTGCCAAAATCATTGGTCTGCCCTACCCTGGCGGCCCTGCCATCGCCAAAGCAGCCGAGCTCGGCGATCCCCACGCCTTTCACCTGCCCATCGCCAAGCTCACTGGCAAGTACGATTTTTCCTTCTCTGGCCTCAAGACAGCCGTTCTGAGGACCGTTCAGCGCGAGGTGGGCAAAGACTTCACCTTTCCGTCGCACGAGCTTCCAGAGCTAGTAAACGACAGCCTAAGGCATAATATGGCAGCCAGTTTCCAGTACACCGCCGTTAAAACCCTGGTCGATAAGACTAAGAAAGCTTACGACAATTTCCAGCCTGCCTCCGTCGTCATCGCCGGTGGCGTCGCCGCCAACCAAGAATTACGCCGCCAACTGCGCCGGGCCTTGCCTATCGACATCGAGTATGCACCGATCCAGCTCTGCACCGACAACGCCGCCATGATCGCCGCGCTCGGTTATTTCCGCGCTCAAATCGACCAGCCCGCCGACCCGTACGACCTGGAAGTCCAACCAAGTTTATCAATGACAACAATCTAA
- a CDS encoding UDP-N-acetylmuramoyl-L-alanyl-D-glutamate--2,6-diaminopimelate ligase, which yields MKAILVKFVRKVLPGGMLRRLENGYRRLRVKLVSARYGNPSKHLRVIAVTGTNGKTTTSCYINEILKEAHFTTAMFTTAVIEVAGKRKLNDLNATVASTARMQRFFRDAKRANADYVVLEVTSHALDQHKLDGVPIEAAVMTNLTQDHLDYHKTMEEYAAAKSKLFQLRPRFIVLNRDDEWYDYFNQFVASEQKMTYGRSAEAEAKITHVKLYRKGTEADVVLDHQTHLELATNLPGEFNVMNMTAATTLAYLLGVKLEDIQEGVANVEAVPGRFERAVEGLGYDVIVDYAHTPDALEKLLAAARGITKQRVILVFGACGDRDQGKRPIMGEIAARGADRIFLTDEESYNEDPEQIRRMLMEGIERGRGDAKTTEIADRHQAIERALGCAKKGDMVLITGMGHEQYRIVNGQRLPWNDGQVVREIVGRERAA from the coding sequence ATGAAAGCCATATTGGTGAAGTTTGTAAGGAAAGTACTGCCGGGCGGGATGCTGCGGCGGTTGGAGAATGGGTATCGGCGGCTGCGTGTCAAACTAGTTAGCGCGCGGTATGGCAATCCGTCAAAGCACCTCAGGGTGATCGCGGTGACTGGGACGAATGGCAAGACGACAACGTCGTGCTATATCAATGAGATTTTGAAAGAAGCTCATTTCACGACCGCGATGTTCACCACAGCGGTGATCGAGGTGGCGGGCAAGCGAAAACTCAATGACCTCAACGCTACGGTGGCGAGCACAGCGCGGATGCAGCGGTTTTTCCGCGACGCTAAGCGGGCGAACGCTGACTACGTGGTGCTGGAGGTGACGAGTCATGCGCTGGATCAGCACAAGCTGGACGGCGTGCCGATCGAGGCAGCGGTGATGACGAATTTGACGCAGGATCACCTCGATTACCACAAGACGATGGAAGAGTACGCAGCGGCCAAGAGCAAGCTGTTTCAGCTGCGTCCGCGGTTTATCGTGCTCAACCGCGATGATGAGTGGTATGACTATTTTAATCAGTTTGTTGCCAGCGAGCAAAAGATGACGTACGGTCGAAGTGCGGAGGCTGAGGCAAAAATTACCCACGTCAAGTTGTATCGTAAGGGCACTGAGGCCGACGTGGTGCTGGATCATCAGACACACTTGGAGTTGGCGACGAATCTGCCGGGCGAGTTCAACGTGATGAATATGACGGCTGCGACGACGCTGGCGTATTTATTGGGCGTCAAGCTGGAGGATATCCAGGAGGGCGTAGCCAATGTCGAGGCCGTGCCAGGGCGGTTTGAGCGAGCGGTCGAGGGCCTGGGCTATGACGTGATCGTTGATTATGCGCATACGCCGGATGCGCTGGAAAAACTGCTGGCTGCGGCCCGCGGTATCACTAAGCAGCGGGTGATTTTGGTGTTCGGGGCGTGTGGCGATCGTGATCAGGGCAAGCGACCGATCATGGGCGAGATCGCGGCGCGTGGGGCGGATCGGATTTTCCTGACTGATGAGGAAAGCTATAACGAAGATCCAGAGCAGATCCGGCGGATGCTAATGGAAGGAATTGAGCGCGGTCGCGGTGACGCGAAAACAACGGAAATTGCCGACCGGCACCAGGCGATTGAGCGGGCGCTTGGCTGTGCCAAGAAGGGCGATATGGTGCTAATCACCGGCATGGGTCACGAGCAATATCGGATCGTCAATGGTCAGCGGCTGCCGTGGAATGATGGCCAGGTGGTGCGCGAGATCGTTGGTCGGGAACGGGCGGCGTGA